From Salinirubellus salinus, the proteins below share one genomic window:
- a CDS encoding CDC48 family AAA ATPase yields MNEVQLEVAKAYPNDSGRGIARLDPDTLLHLKLSPGDIIEIEGADRTAAKVWRADRQDWNTDTVRIDGFTRQNADVGIGERVTIRKAEATKAEKLVLAPPEEASVQFGSDAAGMVKRQILKRPVVERDIVPVMSSTNHPFMRSPGQAIPLIAVETEPEGVVLVTEDTEVELREEPISGFEKTGGGITYEDIGGLQNEIQRVREMVELPMKHPQIFKKLGIEPPQGVLLHGPPGTGKTLLAKAVANETSASFFSIAGPEIISKYYGESEQQLREIFEDASEESPAIIFIDELDSIAPKREDVTGEVERRVVAQLLTMMDGLESRGQVIVIAATNRVDSVDPALRRPGRFDREIEIGVPDEVGRNEILQIHTRGMPLSDDVSLEHLADETHGFVGADIESLTKEAAMKALRRYLPEIDLDEEDIPPSLIDRMIIKREDFRGALSEVSPSAMREVLVELPKISWDDVGGLDDAKGQVKESVEWPMNSPEKFERMGVTPPSGVLLYGPPGTGKTLMAKAVANETNANFISVRGPQLLSKWVGESEKAIRQTFRKARQVAPTVIFFDELDSLAPGRGGDMGSNVSERVVNQLLTELDGLEEMEDVMVIGATNRPDMIDPALIRSGRFDRLVYIGEPELEGREQILRIHTQNSPLAPDVSLRELAEITGGYVGSDLESIAREAAIEALRESDDAEEVEMRHFRKALESVRPTITDDIRDYYENIEDEFRGGAPEQRSRSSGRIGFQ; encoded by the coding sequence ATGAACGAGGTTCAACTGGAGGTGGCGAAGGCGTACCCGAACGACTCGGGACGCGGCATCGCCCGCCTCGATCCGGACACGCTGTTACACCTGAAGTTGAGTCCGGGTGACATCATCGAGATCGAAGGTGCGGACCGGACCGCCGCGAAGGTGTGGCGGGCCGACCGGCAGGACTGGAACACCGACACGGTCCGCATCGACGGGTTCACCCGACAGAACGCCGACGTCGGCATCGGCGAGCGCGTCACCATCCGCAAGGCCGAGGCGACGAAGGCCGAGAAACTCGTCCTCGCGCCGCCCGAGGAGGCGAGCGTCCAGTTCGGCTCCGACGCGGCCGGCATGGTCAAGCGCCAGATACTGAAACGGCCGGTCGTCGAGCGCGACATCGTCCCCGTGATGTCCTCGACGAACCACCCGTTCATGCGCTCGCCGGGACAGGCCATCCCGCTCATCGCCGTCGAGACCGAGCCCGAGGGGGTCGTCCTCGTGACCGAGGACACAGAGGTGGAACTCCGCGAGGAGCCCATCTCCGGCTTCGAGAAGACCGGCGGTGGCATCACGTACGAGGACATCGGCGGCCTGCAGAACGAGATCCAGCGGGTCCGGGAGATGGTCGAACTCCCGATGAAGCACCCGCAGATCTTCAAGAAACTCGGCATCGAGCCGCCACAGGGGGTCCTCCTGCACGGCCCGCCCGGCACCGGGAAGACCCTGCTGGCGAAGGCCGTCGCCAACGAGACGTCCGCGAGTTTCTTCTCCATCGCGGGCCCGGAGATCATCTCCAAGTACTACGGCGAATCGGAGCAACAGCTCCGCGAGATATTCGAGGACGCCAGCGAGGAGTCACCCGCCATCATCTTCATCGACGAACTGGACTCCATCGCCCCGAAGCGCGAGGACGTGACCGGGGAGGTCGAACGCCGCGTCGTCGCCCAGCTCCTGACGATGATGGACGGGCTGGAGTCGCGTGGACAGGTCATCGTCATCGCCGCGACGAACCGGGTCGACAGCGTCGACCCCGCCCTGCGCCGGCCGGGCCGGTTCGACCGCGAGATCGAGATCGGCGTCCCGGACGAGGTGGGTCGCAACGAGATCCTCCAGATCCACACGCGCGGGATGCCGCTCAGCGACGACGTCTCGCTCGAACACCTCGCCGACGAGACCCACGGCTTCGTCGGCGCCGACATCGAGAGCCTGACCAAGGAGGCCGCGATGAAGGCGCTCCGGCGCTACCTCCCGGAGATAGACCTGGACGAGGAGGACATCCCGCCGAGCCTCATCGACCGGATGATCATCAAGCGCGAGGACTTCCGCGGCGCACTCTCGGAGGTCAGCCCCAGCGCCATGCGCGAGGTGCTCGTCGAGCTCCCGAAGATCAGCTGGGACGACGTCGGCGGCCTCGACGACGCGAAGGGACAGGTCAAGGAGTCGGTCGAGTGGCCGATGAACTCCCCCGAGAAGTTCGAGCGGATGGGCGTCACCCCGCCGTCGGGCGTGTTGCTGTACGGCCCGCCCGGCACGGGCAAGACGCTGATGGCCAAAGCGGTCGCCAACGAGACGAACGCGAACTTCATCTCGGTGCGTGGCCCGCAGCTGCTCTCGAAGTGGGTGGGTGAGTCCGAGAAGGCCATCCGCCAGACCTTCCGCAAGGCACGACAGGTGGCCCCGACGGTCATCTTCTTCGACGAGCTCGACTCGCTCGCGCCCGGCCGCGGCGGCGACATGGGCTCGAACGTCTCCGAGCGCGTCGTCAACCAGCTCCTCACGGAACTGGACGGCCTCGAGGAGATGGAGGACGTGATGGTCATCGGCGCCACGAACCGGCCGGACATGATCGACCCCGCCCTCATCCGCTCGGGGCGGTTCGACCGGCTGGTCTACATCGGCGAACCGGAACTGGAGGGCCGCGAGCAGATCCTCCGCATCCACACGCAGAACTCACCGCTCGCCCCGGACGTGAGCCTGCGTGAACTCGCGGAGATCACCGGCGGCTACGTCGGTTCGGACCTCGAGTCCATCGCCCGCGAGGCCGCCATCGAGGCGCTCCGCGAGTCCGACGACGCCGAGGAGGTCGAGATGCGTCACTTCCGCAAGGCGCTCGAGTCCGTGCGGCCGACCATCACCGACGACATCCGCGACTACTACGAGAACATCGAGGACGAGTTCCGTGGCGGCGCACCGGAACAGCGGAGTCGGAGCAGCGGACGGATCGGGTTCCAGTAG
- a CDS encoding helix-turn-helix domain-containing protein, translating into MSDTEPLATKLVFTLEDDAYPLVRLSAAIEGEVTVAARIPATGRESPTREFLCTDTEVSETAVASLHESDRVLDAAARGHDRETCVVEVHVTDAVSRTVSEAGGIVGTASAEAGRAAFDVFVPPGGDPRATAGAVVDAHPSLALGAVRHDPSSTPLRTGPQLQQRLRDRATARQWEVLRLAYERGYFERPRGATQGDVAQALGISQKTVSQHLRAAQRHLLTGLFDDGLLRGTCTKPDD; encoded by the coding sequence ATGAGCGACACGGAGCCCCTCGCCACGAAACTCGTGTTCACTCTCGAAGACGACGCGTACCCGCTGGTCAGGCTCTCGGCGGCCATCGAGGGCGAAGTGACGGTCGCCGCGCGCATCCCGGCGACCGGACGCGAGAGCCCGACACGCGAGTTCCTCTGTACCGACACGGAGGTGTCCGAGACGGCCGTGGCGTCGCTCCACGAGTCGGACCGGGTCCTCGACGCGGCGGCCCGTGGCCACGACCGGGAGACGTGCGTCGTCGAGGTACACGTGACCGACGCCGTCTCCCGGACGGTGTCCGAGGCGGGAGGAATCGTCGGGACGGCCAGCGCCGAAGCGGGACGGGCGGCGTTCGACGTCTTCGTCCCGCCCGGCGGAGACCCGCGGGCGACGGCTGGTGCCGTGGTCGACGCGCACCCGTCGCTCGCGCTCGGCGCCGTCAGGCACGACCCGTCGAGCACACCCCTGCGCACCGGTCCGCAGCTCCAGCAGCGGCTCCGTGACCGGGCGACGGCCCGGCAGTGGGAGGTGCTCCGACTCGCCTACGAGCGAGGCTACTTCGAGCGGCCGCGTGGTGCCACGCAGGGTGACGTGGCGCAGGCCCTCGGTATCAGTCAGAAGACGGTCAGTCAGCACCTCAGGGCAGCCCAGCGGCACCTCCTCACCGGCCTCTTCGACGACGGACTGCTCCGTGGCACGTGTACCAAGCCCGACGACTGA
- a CDS encoding response regulator: MIDGHYEVADSPSVVTSSGQRPRYTVLHVEDDQAFASVTAAHLRRHGLAVHTASDAESALDHLEGAPPVPVDCVLSDHDLPGLDGLQFLDRLRERSVRLPFVLFTGDEQLERAALEAGVDDFLAKTVDPEQFGTVATTVRELVGE; encoded by the coding sequence GTGATCGACGGCCACTACGAGGTGGCGGACTCCCCCAGCGTGGTCACGTCCTCGGGCCAGCGACCGCGGTACACCGTCCTCCACGTCGAGGACGACCAGGCGTTCGCCTCGGTGACCGCCGCCCACCTGCGGCGCCACGGGCTGGCCGTCCACACCGCGTCGGACGCGGAGAGTGCGCTCGACCACCTCGAGGGGGCGCCTCCGGTCCCCGTCGACTGCGTCCTCAGCGACCACGACCTCCCGGGGCTCGACGGACTCCAGTTCCTCGACCGGCTGCGCGAGCGGTCAGTTCGCCTCCCGTTCGTCCTGTTCACGGGGGACGAGCAACTCGAACGGGCGGCACTGGAGGCCGGCGTGGACGACTTCCTCGCCAAGACGGTCGACCCGGAACAGTTCGGGACGGTCGCCACCACCGTCCGCGAACTCGTCGGGGAGTGA
- a CDS encoding DUF952 domain-containing protein has protein sequence MLHVVDAEDWEARRTNGEYRPPSLDAQGFVHLSPADAVLAVAQYNHAGDAEPLLVVVDRTCLGDVRYEEGDGRAFPHLYGPLPVDAVTDVLAFPREEGRFVLPTELRD, from the coding sequence CTGCTCCACGTCGTCGACGCGGAGGACTGGGAGGCCCGCCGGACGAACGGGGAGTACCGGCCGCCGTCGCTCGACGCGCAGGGATTCGTCCACCTCTCGCCGGCCGACGCCGTGCTCGCCGTCGCCCAGTACAACCACGCCGGGGACGCGGAGCCGCTGCTGGTGGTCGTCGACCGGACGTGCCTCGGGGACGTCCGGTACGAGGAGGGCGACGGGCGGGCCTTCCCGCACCTCTACGGGCCGCTCCCGGTCGACGCGGTCACCGACGTGCTCGCGTTCCCCCGCGAGGAGGGTCGGTTCGTCCTGCCGACCGAACTGCGGGACTAG
- a CDS encoding DUF1059 domain-containing protein yields the protein MTRRLECIVDGCDATIEGISDDEILAQAEQHAAKEHPDLDLDDEMVEELRSHIVAV from the coding sequence ATGACGAGAAGACTCGAGTGTATCGTGGACGGCTGTGACGCCACCATCGAGGGCATCAGCGACGACGAGATACTGGCACAGGCGGAGCAACACGCGGCGAAGGAACACCCGGACCTCGACCTGGACGACGAGATGGTCGAGGAACTGAGATCACACATCGTGGCGGTCTGA
- a CDS encoding CoA pyrophosphatase, producing the protein MQLDLARLADHRPLDIEREDGDWAAVLVPVLERSEPHVLFTERSADLEAHAGEMAFPGGGYEPFDTDLEATALREANEEVGLRPEEAEVLARLDDVPGPYGHVVRPFVARVADRTYHPDEYEVVEVVALPVRGLTDPSNYSVEERTNPDGRTVGLPFFRVDGCVVWGLTGFILARFLSIVTEWDPPGGMPYHPLMDEEEQWGERD; encoded by the coding sequence GTGCAACTGGACCTCGCTCGACTCGCCGACCACCGGCCGCTCGACATCGAACGCGAGGACGGCGACTGGGCGGCCGTCCTCGTCCCCGTCCTCGAGCGCTCGGAGCCGCACGTCCTGTTCACCGAGCGCTCGGCCGACCTCGAGGCCCACGCCGGCGAGATGGCGTTCCCCGGCGGCGGCTACGAGCCCTTCGACACCGACCTCGAGGCGACGGCGCTCCGCGAGGCCAACGAGGAGGTCGGCCTGCGCCCCGAGGAGGCCGAGGTACTGGCGCGACTGGACGACGTGCCCGGCCCGTACGGCCACGTCGTCCGGCCGTTCGTCGCCCGCGTCGCCGACCGGACCTACCACCCCGACGAGTACGAGGTGGTCGAGGTGGTCGCCCTGCCCGTCCGTGGGCTGACAGACCCGTCGAACTACTCGGTGGAGGAGCGGACCAACCCCGATGGTCGGACCGTCGGGCTCCCGTTCTTCCGCGTCGACGGCTGCGTCGTCTGGGGGCTGACGGGGTTCATCCTCGCCCGGTTCCTCTCCATCGTCACCGAGTGGGACCCTCCGGGCGGGATGCCGTACCACCCACTGATGGACGAGGAAGAGCAGTGGGGAGAGCGGGACTGA
- the pyrE gene encoding orotate phosphoribosyltransferase: MTDTDDGTAALVAALRDADAVQFGEFELSSGGTSQYYVDKYLFETDPTCLRAIAEAFAERVGDAKLAGVALGAVPLVAATSMVGGNEYVIVRKSAKEYGTGNRIEGRFDEGEEVVVLEDIATTGGSALSAVEALREAGAVVNRVLVVVDREEGARENLAAADVELQSLVTASDLLADADVDPDA, encoded by the coding sequence ATGACCGACACCGACGACGGGACGGCGGCGCTCGTGGCCGCGCTCCGCGACGCGGACGCCGTGCAGTTCGGCGAGTTCGAACTCTCCTCGGGGGGCACCTCCCAGTACTACGTCGACAAGTACCTGTTCGAGACGGACCCGACGTGTCTGCGGGCCATCGCGGAGGCGTTCGCCGAGCGCGTAGGTGACGCGAAACTCGCGGGCGTCGCGCTCGGTGCGGTGCCGCTCGTCGCCGCGACGAGCATGGTCGGCGGCAACGAGTACGTCATCGTCCGCAAGTCGGCCAAGGAGTACGGCACCGGCAACCGCATCGAGGGGCGGTTCGACGAGGGCGAGGAGGTCGTCGTCCTCGAGGACATCGCCACCACCGGCGGCTCCGCACTCTCGGCCGTCGAGGCACTCCGCGAGGCCGGTGCCGTCGTGAACCGCGTCCTCGTCGTCGTGGACCGCGAGGAGGGTGCCCGCGAGAACCTCGCGGCGGCCGACGTGGAACTCCAGTCGCTCGTCACCGCCTCGGACCTGCTGGCGGACGCGGACGTCGACCCGGACGCCTGA
- a CDS encoding magnesium transporter gives MPTEWTVRAITRATLPVLLALTLVEIGSGLVLGSFEATLLRYPSLLVLVPVTIGTAGNLGSVLAARLSTAFHLGTLSFAPDDEHLAGNALATVAMALTVFPFVGGGAWALTALAGETRLAFGTVLAVSVTSGAVLAVLAVVVTVLATYLAYRFGLDPDDVVIPVVTNTCDVLGVVVLFLVVQVLVPA, from the coding sequence ATGCCGACGGAGTGGACCGTCCGAGCCATCACGCGGGCGACCCTTCCCGTCCTGCTCGCCCTGACGCTCGTCGAGATCGGGAGCGGCCTCGTCCTCGGCTCGTTCGAGGCGACGCTGCTGCGGTACCCCTCCCTGCTCGTCCTCGTCCCCGTCACCATCGGGACCGCGGGGAACCTCGGGAGTGTCCTCGCGGCACGGCTCTCGACGGCGTTCCACCTCGGGACGCTCTCCTTCGCGCCCGACGACGAGCACCTCGCGGGGAACGCGCTGGCGACGGTGGCGATGGCGCTCACCGTCTTCCCGTTCGTCGGCGGCGGCGCGTGGGCGCTGACCGCGCTCGCGGGTGAGACACGGCTCGCGTTCGGGACGGTGCTGGCGGTGTCGGTCACGTCCGGGGCGGTGCTGGCCGTCCTCGCGGTCGTCGTCACCGTCCTCGCCACGTACCTCGCCTACCGCTTCGGGCTGGACCCCGACGACGTCGTCATCCCGGTCGTCACGAACACCTGTGACGTGCTGGGAGTCGTCGTCCTCTTCCTCGTCGTGCAGGTGCTGGTCCCGGCGTAG
- a CDS encoding NCS2 family permease: MGISETVADYFGFDEHGTDLRTEMLAGLTTFLTMSYIVVVNPAILANAITIEGIGPNRIFQMIAVVTLISAAVATLVMALYANRPFGQAPGLGLNAFFAFTVVLGLGIPWQTALAAVVVEGIVFIALTAVGAREAIIRLFPEPVKLAVGAGIGLFLAIIGLIEMRVVAGDPATFVAFSPVLTADPIAVLSVVGLFVTLALYARGVRGAIVIGVILTSIAGYAASALGYSGQAAVEAAQQSGASLKASVVLAPDAPIVYEASSYDVTPLAGAFVDGLSRVEPFSFALIVFTFFFVDFFDTAGTLTGVSQAAGFLDEDGNLPDMDKPLMADAVGTTVGGMLGTSTVTTYIESATGVEEGGRTGMTALVVGLLFLASLAVVPLAAAVPTYASHLVLVVVGIIMLSNVAEIAWDDLAYAIPAALTIFIMPFTFSIAYGIAAGIVSYPVVKAAMGRADEVSAGQWVLAGLFVVYFFVRTGGVLAGVAG; this comes from the coding sequence ATGGGGATCAGTGAGACAGTCGCCGACTACTTCGGCTTCGACGAACACGGCACCGACCTCCGGACCGAGATGCTGGCCGGCCTCACGACGTTCCTGACGATGAGCTACATCGTCGTCGTCAACCCGGCCATCCTCGCGAACGCCATCACCATCGAGGGTATCGGGCCGAACCGCATCTTCCAGATGATCGCCGTCGTCACGCTCATCTCGGCGGCCGTCGCCACGCTCGTGATGGCGCTGTACGCGAACCGACCGTTCGGACAGGCACCGGGACTCGGCCTCAACGCCTTCTTCGCGTTCACGGTCGTCCTCGGGCTGGGCATCCCGTGGCAGACGGCGCTCGCCGCCGTCGTCGTCGAGGGTATCGTCTTCATCGCGCTGACCGCCGTCGGGGCCCGCGAGGCCATCATCAGGCTGTTCCCCGAACCGGTCAAACTCGCCGTCGGAGCCGGTATCGGGCTGTTCCTCGCCATCATCGGGCTGATAGAGATGCGGGTCGTCGCCGGCGACCCGGCGACGTTCGTCGCGTTCAGTCCCGTCCTCACCGCCGACCCCATCGCGGTGCTGTCGGTCGTCGGCCTGTTCGTCACGCTGGCGCTCTACGCCCGCGGGGTGCGGGGGGCCATCGTCATCGGCGTCATCCTGACGTCCATCGCGGGCTACGCGGCGAGCGCACTCGGCTACTCGGGACAGGCGGCCGTCGAGGCGGCCCAGCAGTCCGGCGCCTCGCTGAAGGCGAGCGTCGTCCTCGCGCCCGACGCCCCCATCGTCTACGAGGCGTCGAGCTACGACGTCACGCCGCTCGCGGGCGCCTTCGTCGACGGCCTCTCCCGGGTCGAACCGTTCAGTTTCGCGCTCATCGTGTTCACGTTCTTCTTCGTCGACTTCTTCGACACCGCGGGGACCCTGACGGGCGTCTCGCAGGCCGCCGGCTTCCTCGACGAGGACGGCAACCTCCCCGACATGGACAAGCCGCTGATGGCCGACGCCGTCGGCACCACCGTGGGCGGGATGCTCGGAACCTCGACGGTCACGACGTACATCGAGTCCGCGACCGGCGTCGAGGAGGGTGGCCGAACCGGCATGACGGCGCTCGTCGTGGGGCTGCTGTTCCTCGCGTCGCTCGCCGTCGTCCCGCTGGCCGCGGCGGTCCCGACGTACGCCTCCCACCTCGTGCTGGTCGTCGTCGGCATCATCATGCTCTCGAACGTGGCCGAGATCGCGTGGGACGACCTCGCGTACGCCATCCCGGCCGCGCTCACCATCTTCATCATGCCGTTCACGTTCTCCATCGCGTACGGTATCGCCGCCGGCATCGTCTCGTACCCCGTCGTGAAGGCCGCGATGGGCCGGGCCGACGAGGTGTCCGCCGGGCAGTGGGTGCTCGCCGGCCTGTTCGTCGTCTACTTCTTCGTCCGGACCGGCGGCGTCCTCGCCGGCGTCGCCGGCTGA
- a CDS encoding outer membrane protein assembly factor BamB family protein, translated as MDRRALLHALGAAGATGLAALAGCTDRSGSGSPTPTAPPSDAPTDPPGSPTGTPPGDAPSGAAVRWAVPLGGPARHPPTVADGTLYAAGGTNARGTPPRDDPVGPDESQSLFALDPGNGSERWRYESPAAMQSAPVVVDGAPHVVTGWSNGYTGVDTRVVRVDDGDRVWTTGSRSRFLSILGHADGTVFVGTHDDAIGVSGESLFAVGPDGDDRWSRDAGDALDGTVHDGTLYVDYGDQRLVAFDTADGAERWATDLGTPGRLAVYGDTLYLDRQTETEDGDYPLVAVDARTGEERWAYAADVDRFVATGAVEADGTVYVTEYDGSLFALDPADGTERWRYTAASAAREAPRVHDGTVYLPAGGELHAVDAATGEARWRESVAGHVWSALPSDAGVVVRGRTGGDRSTLRGLAPDGTERWAHTFATHPSRPAIDGLRAYVGTESGYVVALGA; from the coding sequence ATGGACCGACGTGCCCTCCTCCACGCGCTCGGTGCGGCGGGTGCGACCGGCCTCGCCGCGCTCGCTGGCTGTACCGACCGCTCCGGGAGCGGGTCGCCCACCCCCACGGCCCCGCCGAGCGACGCACCGACCGACCCACCGGGGTCGCCGACCGGCACTCCCCCCGGCGACGCCCCGAGCGGCGCGGCGGTCCGCTGGGCCGTCCCGCTCGGCGGACCGGCCCGGCACCCGCCGACCGTCGCCGACGGGACGCTCTACGCCGCGGGCGGCACCAACGCCCGGGGGACGCCCCCTCGCGACGACCCCGTCGGCCCGGACGAGAGCCAGTCGCTGTTCGCGCTCGACCCGGGCAACGGGAGCGAGCGCTGGCGCTACGAGTCGCCGGCTGCGATGCAGTCCGCACCGGTGGTCGTCGACGGCGCCCCCCACGTCGTCACGGGGTGGTCGAACGGCTACACCGGCGTCGACACCCGCGTCGTCCGGGTCGACGACGGCGACCGGGTCTGGACGACCGGGTCGCGCTCCCGGTTCCTCTCGATACTCGGGCACGCCGACGGCACCGTCTTCGTCGGCACCCACGACGACGCCATCGGCGTCTCGGGGGAGTCGCTGTTCGCCGTCGGCCCGGACGGGGACGACCGCTGGTCGCGCGACGCCGGCGACGCTCTCGACGGGACGGTCCACGACGGGACGCTCTACGTCGACTACGGCGACCAGCGGCTGGTCGCGTTCGACACCGCCGACGGCGCCGAGCGCTGGGCGACCGACCTCGGCACCCCCGGTCGGCTCGCGGTGTACGGCGACACACTCTACCTCGACCGGCAGACCGAGACCGAGGACGGCGATTACCCGCTGGTCGCGGTGGACGCCCGGACCGGCGAGGAGCGGTGGGCGTACGCCGCGGACGTCGACCGCTTCGTCGCCACCGGGGCCGTCGAAGCGGACGGGACCGTCTACGTCACCGAGTACGACGGCTCGCTGTTCGCGCTCGACCCGGCCGACGGGACGGAGCGCTGGCGCTACACGGCGGCCAGCGCGGCGCGCGAGGCCCCTCGCGTCCACGACGGGACGGTCTACCTCCCGGCCGGCGGGGAACTCCACGCCGTCGACGCGGCGACCGGCGAGGCCCGCTGGCGCGAGTCCGTCGCCGGCCACGTCTGGAGCGCCCTCCCGAGTGACGCGGGCGTGGTCGTCCGCGGGCGGACCGGCGGGGACCGGTCGACGCTCCGCGGTCTCGCGCCCGACGGTACCGAGCGGTGGGCACACACCTTCGCGACCCACCCGAGTCGCCCGGCCATCGACGGGCTCCGGGCGTACGTCGGCACGGAGTCGGGGTACGTCGTCGCGCTGGGCGCCTGA
- a CDS encoding bacterio-opsin activator domain-containing protein, protein MDDTHPTGDRPSVTELTFTTTDDSYPLVALTTQLDATVTILDWTQSTTGTCPTSWFVCVSSADPDSALEVLRGGERTESVALLDHRADESLVEMTVTDSVARTVGDAGALLWRVGAADGEGTATVLVPPVADAETVAEHVHREHPSLDLTSIVTHPVTRTFLTRRSFQHSLEDELTERQWEALRLAYEGGYFERPREATQSGVATEMGISQETVSQHLRAAQRRLLQVVFDEGLLHGSDSETAE, encoded by the coding sequence ATGGACGACACCCACCCGACTGGCGACCGGCCCTCGGTGACGGAGCTCACGTTCACCACGACCGACGACAGCTACCCGCTGGTCGCCCTCACGACGCAGCTCGACGCCACCGTCACCATCCTCGACTGGACCCAGTCGACGACCGGCACGTGCCCGACGTCGTGGTTCGTCTGCGTCTCGTCTGCAGACCCGGACTCGGCCCTCGAGGTGCTCCGGGGCGGCGAGCGCACGGAGTCCGTGGCGCTCCTCGACCACCGCGCCGACGAGTCGCTCGTCGAGATGACGGTCACCGACTCCGTCGCCCGGACGGTCGGCGACGCGGGGGCACTCCTCTGGCGCGTCGGGGCGGCCGACGGTGAGGGGACTGCCACCGTCCTCGTCCCACCGGTCGCCGACGCCGAGACGGTGGCCGAGCACGTCCACCGGGAGCACCCCTCGCTCGACCTCACCTCCATCGTGACCCACCCGGTCACCCGGACGTTCCTCACCCGCCGGAGCTTCCAGCACTCCCTCGAGGACGAGCTGACCGAGCGCCAGTGGGAGGCGCTCCGGCTCGCCTACGAGGGGGGCTACTTCGAGCGGCCGCGAGAGGCGACACAGAGCGGCGTCGCGACCGAGATGGGCATCAGCCAGGAGACCGTGAGCCAGCACCTCCGGGCGGCCCAGCGCCGACTCCTCCAGGTGGTCTTCGACGAGGGCCTGCTCCACGGCAGCGACAGCGAGACGGCGGAGTGA
- a CDS encoding uracil-DNA glycosylase family protein: MTDAVDGTMDGLEVTACERCPELCASRSRIVNGVGDADAALLFVGEAPGEQEDREGEPFVGRSGDVLTAALRDRGLARQDVRITNCVRCRPPENRDPHVEERENCREYLDREVELVDPELIVTLGKVPGEHLLGRSLAVTKEAGTVHDARVGGRSRRVLVSVHPAATLYDPGQKETFAAALDEAVALAGLDADDGGGGQSRLGEF, from the coding sequence ATGACCGATGCAGTCGACGGGACGATGGACGGCCTCGAGGTGACCGCCTGCGAGCGCTGTCCGGAACTCTGTGCCTCGCGGAGCCGTATCGTGAACGGTGTGGGCGACGCGGACGCCGCCCTGCTGTTCGTCGGCGAGGCACCGGGCGAGCAGGAGGACCGCGAGGGTGAACCGTTCGTCGGCCGGTCGGGCGACGTGCTGACCGCGGCGCTCCGCGACCGTGGACTCGCCCGGCAGGACGTGCGCATCACGAACTGCGTGCGCTGTCGGCCGCCGGAGAACCGGGACCCGCACGTCGAGGAGCGGGAGAACTGCCGTGAGTACCTCGACCGGGAGGTGGAACTCGTCGACCCGGAACTGATCGTGACGCTGGGGAAGGTGCCCGGCGAGCACCTGCTCGGGCGGTCTCTCGCGGTGACGAAGGAGGCCGGCACCGTCCACGACGCCCGCGTCGGGGGGCGCTCGCGGCGCGTCCTCGTCTCGGTCCACCCGGCGGCGACGCTGTACGACCCGGGCCAGAAGGAGACGTTCGCGGCGGCGCTGGACGAAGCCGTCGCGCTCGCCGGGCTAGACGCGGACGATGGCGGTGGGGGGCAGTCGCGACTCGGCGAGTTCTGA
- a CDS encoding phosphoribosyltransferase family protein has protein sequence MNRSEKAALQLRAVAVLRTLKRTRTYDELAAETGLAANDLNRYVNGHVLPGADRARAVVDGVGRDLLVSELERRIRTDSEGYVDNTAVVSDPSLLGLVPPVARETLGFEPPEVVLTAATDGITLATEMAGQFGARVAYAKKTRETAVEEFFEARARLDSGIELAYYLPASALEAGDRVLVVDDLIRSGETQELLLDVAGQAGTSVCGVFALFAAGEEGLDRVRDRVDAPVGALASV, from the coding sequence ATGAACAGATCGGAGAAGGCCGCCCTCCAGTTGCGCGCCGTCGCGGTGCTACGGACGCTGAAACGGACCCGGACCTACGACGAGCTCGCGGCCGAGACGGGTCTCGCCGCGAACGACCTGAACCGGTACGTCAACGGCCACGTGCTCCCCGGCGCCGACCGGGCGCGGGCGGTGGTCGACGGTGTCGGGCGTGACCTCCTCGTGTCGGAGCTCGAACGCCGCATCCGGACCGACAGCGAGGGGTACGTCGACAACACGGCCGTCGTGTCGGACCCGTCGCTGCTCGGGCTCGTCCCGCCCGTCGCCCGTGAGACCCTCGGGTTCGAACCGCCGGAGGTGGTCCTGACGGCCGCGACGGACGGCATCACGCTCGCCACCGAGATGGCGGGACAGTTCGGCGCGCGCGTCGCCTACGCGAAGAAGACCCGCGAGACCGCCGTCGAGGAGTTCTTCGAGGCCCGAGCGCGCCTCGACTCCGGCATCGAACTGGCCTACTACCTCCCGGCGAGCGCACTTGAGGCCGGGGACCGGGTCCTCGTCGTCGACGACCTCATCCGCTCGGGCGAGACGCAGGAACTCCTCCTCGACGTCGCGGGGCAGGCGGGCACCTCCGTCTGCGGCGTGTTCGCGCTCTTCGCCGCGGGCGAGGAGGGCCTTGACCGGGTCCGCGACCGGGTCGACGCCCCCGTCGGTGCGCTCGCCTCGGTCTGA